The Deltaproteobacteria bacterium nucleotide sequence CCTACTTTAATCCACACCGCCTCATCCACGAGCGATTCAATAGCCTTATCCGTTTCGCCGATGTGACAAACTGCAAACACTTTACAAGCATTGCGCTTGGCACCGCGAACAAACTCCAGCGGAAAGGCTCCGTTTCCAGCAATTACTCCAATTATTCGCTCAGGTGTTTTAGTGGTGTGCAAATCGTTCTCTCCGAACTTTGGATAAACTCTATCAAAGGTCGAATCCGAAGATGGCCACTGAGCTCAGGTGGCAAGTTGTTAATTTTTTCTTCCAATCTGCCCATTTTAGAAAAGAGGTGGCGATATACTTTCTTAATTATCAATATCTCATCCTCCGATACACCACCTCGCCTAAGTCCAACTATGTTAACACCTCTTAAGTGACAACGATCTCCCTGCCCTATGCAATATGGCGGCAAATCGTGCGCCAACATTGAACCTGCACCAGCTATTGCCATATCGCCAATGCGACAAAACTGATGCACGCCAACCATCCCACCAAGCACTATTCTATTTCCAATCGAAACGTGCCCTGCCAGCGCAACTCCGTTAGACAAGATGTTATTGTTCCCAACGCTACAATCGTGCGCAACGTGAGAACCAACCAAAAACACATTGTCGTCCCCAATTACAGTCCGCATGTGCCCGCCTTGGGTACCTGGATTTAATGTAACATGCTCGCGAATAATATTTCGCGAGCCCATCTCCAGCGTCGAACTTTCTCCCTTGTACTTTAAATCTTGCGGTGCTGAACCAATTGACGCAAACTGAAAAATCACGTTCTCTTCGCCAAGCGTGGTATGCCCTTCGATAACCACGTGCGATCGAATTTCGCACCCCTCGCCAATGATAACATTAGGGCCAATAGTGCTATAGGCTCCGACTGTTACTGAGGTAGCTAGCCTAGCTTGCGAATCAACTATCGCAGTTGGATGAATGTTAGCTCTCATCGTTACCTATAAAAAAAACGCAAAACAACTTATCAGTTTACTTCTGTTGCCTTTAAAATCGCGTCTGCAACAACTTGATCGCCAACTCGCGCAATCGCTCGCATCTTCCAATGAACGAGCTTTCTTCTCGGAGACGAGCACTCTAACGTAATGACGTCACCGGGAACTACGGGCTTTCTAAACCGAGCCGATTCCACACCGGAAAAAACTATCAATTTCTCCGCCGAAGCTCCGCCAGTGCTAATTTTAACAAAAATAGCTCCCACCTGAGCCAAGGCTTCCAGTATCAAAACCCCTGGCATTAGTGGCCTCCCCGGAAAATGACCTTCAAAAAATGGCTCATTTACCGATACATTCTTCACCCCAACAATTTTTACGCCATCGACAAACTCTATTATCCTATCGACAAATAAGAATGGATACCTATGAGGTATAATGCGCTGAATGTCATTAACTTCTAAAGGGATTTTAATATCTGTAGTCACTTAGATTTTCCTCGCCTACAAATTTCTACCGCATTAAGTAATAACGCTTTCTTGGTGGCACTGCGCCACAAACACTACTTACTGGGTTTTGTCGAACTGCTGAATAACTTTATCGGTAATGTCAATTTTGTTATCTGCGTAAAGCACTGCTTGCGAACTTTTTTCAAGAATAATAGTAAAGCCGTCGCGACGACCAACCTCGTCTACTACAGCATGTAGCTTTTTTAATAAATCGCCAACGACCTTAATATTCTCTCGGCGAAGAGATTCTTGCGAATCTTCAAATAGGCGCTTTAGATCCTTTTCCACAACAATGAGTTTTTCTTCTTTCTCGGTTCTAGCGAGCTCGTTCAGACTAGCCTTCTGCTTCCCAAAATCTTCCCTCATGCGGGAAAACTCTTGCTTTTTCTTGTCCAGTTCCGACTGTACCGATTTAACCTTCTGCTCATACTCTTTCTGGGCTTTCTTCCCCTCAATGGAAGAACTGAGCGCTCTTTGCATATCCACAAACCCAACCACCATCGCCTCCTTCTCGGCAAGAGCATTGCTAACCCCAAGGGTTAATAATAAGAAGATTACCAACAAAACGCTAAGACCATAAAGACGAGAAAGAAAAGACATAATCACCTCACATTACTTTGCATCAAGAACAAGAGCTGCAATTAATTTAAAAAGAACACATACTATAATTAACTCAAGATTACAACAACACACAGCGCCTAAGCCGCATCGGTATCAATATCAATAACTACAATTTTATTTACAGTGGCGCGCCAAAGGAAAACAAAGTTACCACTGAATCTTCCCCTTCTTTTCTTTCTAAAGGATAGCCAATCTCCACTCTTATTGGCCCCAAGGGTGAATTCCACCTAACTCCCCATCCTACCGCTTGGCGCAGATCTGCAAATTCAATATTTTCATCATCATCAAAAGCATTGCCTATGTCGTAAAAAGCTACACCCTTTAGCCCCATGGCAGAAAATATTGGAAAAATGAGTTCAAAATTGGCAACTAGTTCTTTATTGCCACCAAATTCGTTTCCATTTGCATCTTTCGGGCCAAGCTCTCGAGATTTAAAACCTCGAACCGAGTTAATGCCTCCAGGGAAGAATCGTCGAAACAACGGAAATGTTTCGCCATCAAAAGTATCACCATACCCAAAATCAACTCGCTGAGAGAAGACAAAATCACCAAATGCCGGTCTCCAGATGGGTCTATAAATGGTGTTTGACAGTTCCGCTAACCAAAACTCCTCCGAGCCACCTAAGCCAGCCAATGAAACGCTTACTAACTGCCGAGAGCCAGTTAGTGGACTTAGCGGATTATCGATAGTGTTGCGCACTAATCTCGGCGTAATGCTCGAAGACGTACTAACGCCTTTTTCGTTTTGTATGAGCTCAGGCGCATCTTCGCTGATATTATCGATGTCGATTTCTAACAACTCATAACGCAACGAAAACCTGACATCATCGACATTCTCTGGCCCAAAAAACATCAGTGGATAACCCGCCGTTAGCGATCCTCCTCGTTGCTTTCGGTCAAAATCGTCAAATTCCCTCTCTGTAGACAGCAAATCGATACCGCCTGACCAGTAAGAATCGTTTATCCTGGGATTCGTAAAAGAAAACACATAATTTTCGTTTATCGTTCCCACGTTTACGTCAGTTACAATCGAATTGCCTTGCCCAAAAAGGTTATTTTCGGACACGCGAACATTAAAGATAAAACCTTCATCTGAGCTAATTCCTGCTCCCGCGCTAAATGTTCCCGTAGCTGCCTCGCGCACTGCGAGGAGTAGATCCACGCGCTCCTTTTCCTTAGATGGTTGTGGCGTGATGCTGACTTCCTCGAAAAAACCCAGCCTATTTAGCAGCTCCTGACTACGCCTAATCTTTGAACTAGAAAATAGATCCGTTTCCTGGATTTTTAACGACCGCCTAATAACATTGTCAGTAGTCTTGCTGTTACCGCTAATGTTAATGCGATCGACGTAGGCTAATTTGCCCCGGCTAATTTCAAAAACAACATCGACTTCGCGACTTGTCCTATCCAAACTCGTTGCTGGCTCAACGTTAGCAAATGCATATCCGACATCAGTAAATTTATCTAAAATATGGAATGTGCTTTGGCGAATTGTATCGATATTAAAAGTGTCGCCCCTTTTTACCTGGACTCCTTCCAAGGTTTTCTCAGTATCGCCATTGACGAGGTCGCCCTTTACTCCAATATTTCTCAAACTAAATATTGGTCCCTCCTCGATCTTAAAGGTGAGGACAAGGCCATCATCTACTTCCTTAATCTCAGGCTCACCTACCCTAACATCCGCATAGCCCTTTGTAAGGTAGTACCGAGAGATCAATTGAACGTCGTTAGTAAGTTGATCGGCTTTTACGACACCCGAACCGGTAAGCCAAGAGCTCCACCACTTATACTTACGCGTCATCACTACGCCTTTCAATTCGGAATCAGTTATCTCATCATTTCCTTCAAAAAAAATCTTTCGGAGCTTCTTTTTTTCGCCCTCGTCCACTACGAAAGTTAGATCCACCTGGTTATTTTCAACAGACGTAATTGAATAATCTATGCTCGTATCATAGAAGCCCAAACTCTGATAATAGAGTTTAAGTTGCTCAATTCCAGCCTTTATCTTTTTCTTATCTAAAAACCGAGCAGCAGAAATCTCGAGCTTTTCTTTTAAAACTTCCTCGCTTAGCTCTTCATTGCCCTTTAAGAAAACTTGCCTGAGCGCTGGTCTTTCCACTACGCTAAAAGTCAATACGCCATCTTGACCTCGAACGCGCAAACCCGCAACGACCTTCTCAAAGAAACCAGTCTTGTAAATTTGCTTAATATCAGCATCTATTGCTGCCTTGTCGAGCTTCTTGCCGACTAAGGTTGATAACTGATCCCTAATCGTCTCTTCGCTTACTCGTTCATTTCCTCTTATCTTGATCTCAGAAATCACGTCCCGCTCCTCT carries:
- the lpxA gene encoding acyl-ACP--UDP-N-acetylglucosamine O-acyltransferase, yielding MRANIHPTAIVDSQARLATSVTVGAYSTIGPNVIIGEGCEIRSHVVIEGHTTLGEENVIFQFASIGSAPQDLKYKGESSTLEMGSRNIIREHVTLNPGTQGGHMRTVIGDDNVFLVGSHVAHDCSVGNNNILSNGVALAGHVSIGNRIVLGGMVGVHQFCRIGDMAIAGAGSMLAHDLPPYCIGQGDRCHLRGVNIVGLRRGGVSEDEILIIKKVYRHLFSKMGRLEEKINNLPPELSGHLRIRPLIEFIQSSERTICTPLKHLSE
- the fabZ gene encoding 3-hydroxyacyl-ACP dehydratase FabZ — translated: MTTDIKIPLEVNDIQRIIPHRYPFLFVDRIIEFVDGVKIVGVKNVSVNEPFFEGHFPGRPLMPGVLILEALAQVGAIFVKISTGGASAEKLIVFSGVESARFRKPVVPGDVITLECSSPRRKLVHWKMRAIARVGDQVVADAILKATEVN
- a CDS encoding OmpH family outer membrane protein, with the protein product MSFLSRLYGLSVLLVIFLLLTLGVSNALAEKEAMVVGFVDMQRALSSSIEGKKAQKEYEQKVKSVQSELDKKKQEFSRMREDFGKQKASLNELARTEKEEKLIVVEKDLKRLFEDSQESLRRENIKVVGDLLKKLHAVVDEVGRRDGFTIILEKSSQAVLYADNKIDITDKVIQQFDKTQ
- the bamA gene encoding outer membrane protein assembly factor BamA, translated to MKRLIWITVLLFCCGVDAVAEERDVISEIKIRGNERVSEETIRDQLSTLVGKKLDKAAIDADIKQIYKTGFFEKVVAGLRVRGQDGVLTFSVVERPALRQVFLKGNEELSEEVLKEKLEISAARFLDKKKIKAGIEQLKLYYQSLGFYDTSIDYSITSVENNQVDLTFVVDEGEKKKLRKIFFEGNDEITDSELKGVVMTRKYKWWSSWLTGSGVVKADQLTNDVQLISRYYLTKGYADVRVGEPEIKEVDDGLVLTFKIEEGPIFSLRNIGVKGDLVNGDTEKTLEGVQVKRGDTFNIDTIRQSTFHILDKFTDVGYAFANVEPATSLDRTSREVDVVFEISRGKLAYVDRINISGNSKTTDNVIRRSLKIQETDLFSSSKIRRSQELLNRLGFFEEVSITPQPSKEKERVDLLLAVREAATGTFSAGAGISSDEGFIFNVRVSENNLFGQGNSIVTDVNVGTINENYVFSFTNPRINDSYWSGGIDLLSTEREFDDFDRKQRGGSLTAGYPLMFFGPENVDDVRFSLRYELLEIDIDNISEDAPELIQNEKGVSTSSSITPRLVRNTIDNPLSPLTGSRQLVSVSLAGLGGSEEFWLAELSNTIYRPIWRPAFGDFVFSQRVDFGYGDTFDGETFPLFRRFFPGGINSVRGFKSRELGPKDANGNEFGGNKELVANFELIFPIFSAMGLKGVAFYDIGNAFDDDENIEFADLRQAVGWGVRWNSPLGPIRVEIGYPLERKEGEDSVVTLFSFGAPL